One genomic region from Spirulina subsalsa PCC 9445 encodes:
- a CDS encoding CapA family protein, giving the protein MFGFSVWRTRGLSLTLLGFTVMLGASGWTPPLVAQTFSDILPEWEIPEPPHPPFIGPEISTVTIKAVGDTILGTNYPSNSLPPQPDALFQRVQSLLTDADFVFANFESTLTNHPHTPKRPSAGRVYAFRSPPEHSAVLKRAGFTILSVANNHSHDFSVQGYQDTIRHIQNQGMLAVGEKNKIVYTEANGLKVAWIGFSYLGHHNSIHDLAQARNLAQQASQNADIVIISVHAGAEGMNAIHTRNQTEMFLGENRGNLVQFSRTMIDHGADLILGHGPHVPRAIELYRGRLIAYSLGNFVGYRTLNTQGYNGYSLILAVELEADGRFLGGQIIPLRLTPDGIPYPDPEGRTIQLIRRLNGSDFPQTPLEITPAGELNLLPKD; this is encoded by the coding sequence ATGTTTGGTTTTTCAGTCTGGCGAACGAGAGGGCTTTCCCTCACCCTATTAGGTTTTACAGTCATGCTAGGGGCCTCGGGATGGACTCCCCCCTTAGTGGCTCAAACCTTTAGCGATATATTACCCGAGTGGGAAATTCCAGAACCCCCTCACCCCCCCTTCATTGGCCCAGAAATTTCTACCGTCACCATTAAAGCCGTCGGGGACACAATTTTAGGCACTAACTACCCCAGTAACAGCCTCCCCCCCCAGCCCGATGCTTTGTTTCAACGAGTACAATCCTTACTCACCGATGCCGATTTTGTCTTTGCCAACTTTGAGAGTACCCTAACCAATCATCCCCACACCCCGAAACGCCCCTCTGCGGGGCGAGTCTACGCCTTTCGCAGTCCCCCGGAACATAGCGCCGTTTTAAAACGGGCTGGATTTACCATTCTCAGTGTGGCTAATAATCACTCCCATGATTTTTCTGTGCAAGGTTATCAAGACACTATCCGCCATATTCAAAATCAGGGAATGTTAGCCGTCGGCGAAAAAAATAAGATTGTTTATACCGAAGCTAACGGGCTTAAAGTGGCCTGGATTGGCTTTAGTTACTTAGGACATCATAACTCCATCCATGACCTCGCCCAAGCGCGCAACCTCGCCCAACAAGCCAGTCAAAACGCCGATATTGTGATCATTTCCGTTCATGCAGGGGCAGAAGGGATGAACGCCATCCACACCCGCAATCAAACGGAAATGTTTCTAGGAGAAAATCGTGGGAATTTAGTACAATTTTCCCGTACTATGATTGATCATGGAGCCGATTTAATTTTAGGACATGGCCCCCATGTTCCCCGAGCCATCGAACTTTATCGAGGTCGTTTAATTGCCTATTCTTTAGGAAACTTTGTCGGCTATCGTACCTTAAACACCCAAGGATATAATGGTTATTCGCTCATTTTAGCCGTAGAATTAGAGGCAGATGGTCGATTCTTAGGGGGGCAAATTATTCCCTTACGGTTAACCCCAGACGGGATTCCCTATCCTGATCCTGAAGGGCGTACTATCCAACTGATTCGCCGTTTAAATGGGAGTGATTTCCCTCAAACCCCTCTCGAAATTACTCCAGCAGGTGAATTAAATTTGCTACCGAAAGATTAA
- a CDS encoding MotA/TolQ/ExbB proton channel family protein: MTPQELIIKGGIAIWPILFLSILALGVILDRLWFWARVLLQERQILNTIMESTFRNWESGSEIAKDYRHHPIGRFLFAPLQLPQPEPDVFHLALEAAADDELALMRRGDKILEAVIALSPLLGLLGTVLGLINSLGSISISDLGTASTAGVTLGIGESLISTAAGLVVAIVSLAFYRLFQAFLFGQVRIFRKAGSDLELLYRQHWVEKEDLKFTINPPALVKGPKKIIDPQTEK; encoded by the coding sequence GTGACACCACAAGAACTAATTATCAAGGGCGGAATTGCCATTTGGCCGATTCTCTTTCTGTCTATACTCGCCCTAGGCGTAATTCTCGATCGTCTATGGTTTTGGGCGAGAGTTCTGTTGCAAGAACGGCAAATTCTGAACACGATTATGGAGTCTACCTTTCGCAACTGGGAAAGTGGCTCAGAAATTGCGAAGGACTACCGTCATCATCCCATTGGGCGGTTTCTCTTTGCCCCCCTCCAACTGCCCCAACCCGAACCGGATGTTTTCCACCTCGCCCTAGAAGCGGCGGCGGACGATGAGTTAGCTTTAATGCGACGGGGTGACAAAATCCTAGAAGCCGTGATTGCGCTTTCCCCCTTATTGGGACTCCTCGGCACCGTATTAGGGCTGATTAATTCCCTCGGTTCCATCAGTATCAGTGACTTAGGAACCGCTTCCACGGCGGGAGTTACCCTAGGGATTGGGGAGTCTCTCATTTCAACGGCGGCGGGTTTGGTGGTGGCCATTGTGAGTTTAGCCTTTTACCGTCTGTTCCAGGCCTTTCTCTTTGGTCAGGTGCGGATTTTTCGCAAGGCGGGGAGTGATTTAGAACTGCTCTATCGCCAGCATTGGGTGGAAAAGGAAGACCTGAAGTTTACGATTAATCCCCCAGCTTTGGTTAAAGGCCCTAAGAAAATTATTGACCCTCAAACGGAAAAGTAG
- a CDS encoding ExbD/TolR family protein — MTSVNPKRKPPKARPLASTVQPLKLWVDNHPNQEVRIEIIPLIDVIFCILTFFILAAVGFSRQQAISLDLPRASTGAAQMREMLIVSVDDFGQVYVEQQPVLNKNQLSQTVENYFLTRPDGLMVLYASKSSRYDDVIQVLDILRQAGGDRVALATLPEGSTAPEDLAPMPSIPTTPSSPIPTLPSPNLPTSPDLPASPDLPTGEE, encoded by the coding sequence ATGACTTCTGTTAATCCGAAGCGGAAACCCCCTAAAGCTCGTCCCTTGGCCTCTACGGTTCAACCTCTGAAGTTGTGGGTAGATAATCACCCTAATCAAGAGGTACGGATTGAAATTATTCCCTTAATTGATGTTATTTTCTGCATTCTGACCTTTTTCATTTTGGCGGCTGTGGGGTTTTCTCGTCAGCAGGCCATTAGTTTGGACTTACCCCGCGCTTCGACGGGGGCGGCACAAATGCGGGAGATGTTGATTGTTAGTGTGGATGATTTTGGTCAGGTGTATGTGGAACAACAGCCTGTTTTAAATAAAAATCAACTGTCCCAAACGGTAGAGAATTATTTTCTCACTCGGCCCGATGGGTTAATGGTTTTATATGCCTCGAAAAGTAGCCGTTATGACGATGTAATCCAAGTTTTGGACATTTTACGTCAGGCGGGAGGCGATCGCGTGGCCTTAGCAACGTTACCGGAAGGCAGCACCGCACCGGAGGATCTCGCCCCCATGCCTTCGATTCCCACCACTCCCTCTAGTCCTATCCCCACCCTTCCCAGTCCCAATTTACCCACCAGTCCAGACCTTCCCGCTAGTCCTGATTTACCCACTGGGGAGGAGTAG
- a CDS encoding Crp/Fnr family transcriptional regulator gives MAKRAKVLEPNLLELLIQQNFLFRGLEAAELANDLPPESLKVEKLFSNRPVFTAYLPDEFLDVLYVILNEGLVITRSTPLDRIIAITYPGGCFGMRSLPFSYGTAHRAFPSQVEAYKTTQVIKIPLDVVQRLYENNGEFRDRYRLLFELRTKFQYHLLNCSSYPPQAVAALLRALIYQERELGNQPDSQQIYSFDLPVDVIARACQLNQRTVEQVLKGMQQIGLLQTAKGHDASGDLVQVIDPEGLKEVYSATRDKVSWWPLR, from the coding sequence ATGGCAAAGCGCGCCAAGGTTTTAGAACCGAATTTATTAGAACTTTTGATCCAACAGAATTTTCTCTTTCGAGGCTTAGAGGCGGCAGAGTTGGCTAATGACCTGCCACCGGAGAGTTTAAAGGTAGAGAAACTGTTTTCTAACCGTCCGGTGTTTACGGCTTACCTGCCGGATGAATTTCTAGATGTTTTGTATGTGATTCTCAATGAGGGTCTAGTGATCACCCGTAGCACCCCCCTTGACCGGATTATTGCGATTACCTATCCGGGGGGGTGTTTTGGCATGAGGAGTTTACCGTTTAGTTACGGCACCGCGCACCGGGCTTTCCCCAGTCAGGTAGAGGCCTATAAAACCACCCAAGTGATTAAAATTCCTCTAGATGTTGTGCAGCGTCTTTATGAGAACAATGGGGAATTTCGCGATCGCTACCGTTTATTATTTGAACTGCGCACCAAGTTCCAGTACCATCTCCTAAACTGTAGCAGTTACCCCCCCCAAGCCGTCGCCGCCCTCCTCCGCGCCCTCATTTATCAAGAGCGAGAGTTAGGCAATCAACCCGACTCCCAGCAGATATATAGTTTTGATCTCCCTGTAGATGTGATTGCTCGTGCTTGTCAACTGAATCAGCGCACTGTGGAGCAAGTCCTCAAGGGAATGCAGCAAATTGGCTTACTCCAAACGGCTAAAGGCCATGACGCATCAGGGGATTTAGTCCAAGTTATTGACCCAGAAGGCTTAAAAGAGGTCTACAGTGCCACGCGGGATAAAGTCTCATGGTGGCCGTTACGGTAG
- a CDS encoding sulfate ABC transporter substrate-binding protein, which yields MNQPRRFISWLFAGIFASFAIAACTTPQGGTSGTAQLTLVSYAVTQRAYENIIPKFAQEWEAKTGQRVEFNQSYAGSGSQTRAVIDGLEADIVALALALDTQRIEEAGLIESGWEDELPNGSIVHKSVAALVKRDENINVENWSDLARDDIQVVTANPKTSGGARWNFLGLWGAITQAGGSDAQALEFVEAVFKNVPVLPKDARESTDVFYHQGQGNILINYENEVILAAQQGDVKPYVIPTDYNISIDNPVTLVDVNVDKHGTREVAQAFVEFLFTPEAQREFAKVGFRPVDETIAAEFSAQYPQVNNLFTVTDLGGWDAIQTKFFDDGAIFDQVLAKVGKS from the coding sequence ATGAATCAGCCCAGACGCTTCATCAGTTGGCTATTTGCCGGAATTTTTGCCAGTTTTGCGATCGCCGCCTGCACCACACCACAAGGCGGCACATCTGGAACGGCACAACTCACCCTTGTTTCCTATGCCGTCACCCAGAGAGCCTATGAGAACATCATTCCCAAGTTCGCCCAAGAGTGGGAAGCCAAAACCGGACAGAGAGTAGAATTTAACCAAAGTTACGCCGGCTCCGGGTCCCAAACTCGCGCCGTTATTGATGGATTAGAAGCCGATATTGTCGCCCTTGCCTTAGCCTTAGATACCCAACGCATTGAAGAAGCAGGACTCATTGAATCCGGTTGGGAAGACGAACTTCCCAACGGTTCCATCGTCCATAAATCCGTCGCCGCGTTAGTGAAACGAGACGAAAATATTAACGTTGAAAACTGGTCTGATCTCGCCAGAGATGACATTCAAGTAGTCACCGCCAACCCCAAAACCTCCGGGGGGGCAAGATGGAATTTTCTCGGCCTCTGGGGAGCCATTACCCAAGCCGGAGGCAGTGATGCACAAGCCTTAGAATTTGTCGAAGCTGTCTTTAAAAACGTCCCCGTTTTGCCCAAAGATGCGAGGGAATCGACCGATGTTTTCTATCATCAAGGTCAAGGGAATATCTTGATTAACTATGAAAATGAGGTAATTTTAGCCGCACAACAAGGGGATGTCAAACCCTATGTTATTCCAACAGATTACAACATTTCCATTGATAATCCTGTTACCCTTGTTGATGTCAATGTAGATAAACACGGCACAAGAGAAGTCGCCCAGGCATTTGTTGAGTTTCTCTTTACCCCAGAGGCACAACGGGAATTTGCTAAAGTTGGATTCCGTCCTGTAGATGAAACCATAGCCGCCGAATTTTCTGCTCAATATCCCCAAGTTAATAACCTGTTTACCGTGACAGATTTAGGCGGTTGGGATGCGATTCAAACCAAGTTTTTTGACGATGGGGCAATTTTTGATCAAGTATTAGCCAAGGTTGGTAAATCCTAG
- a CDS encoding NIL domain-containing protein: MNKPPALDQNQRKTEVRLRVRIPQQYHQEPVITHLASKYQLEVTILAAMLGANAKGDGWFDLALSGSVSQIESALVYLSDLDVEILSGSASLAGLLREQEPDGW, encoded by the coding sequence ATGAATAAACCTCCTGCTTTAGACCAAAACCAGCGTAAAACGGAAGTCCGTTTGAGGGTGAGAATCCCCCAACAATACCATCAAGAACCCGTCATCACCCACCTAGCCTCAAAATATCAACTAGAAGTGACCATCTTAGCCGCCATGTTAGGCGCAAATGCGAAAGGCGACGGCTGGTTTGATTTAGCCCTCAGTGGTTCAGTCTCCCAGATTGAAAGTGCCTTAGTTTATCTCTCAGATTTAGATGTGGAAATCTTGAGCGGTAGTGCTTCTCTTGCGGGGTTACTCCGAGAACAAGAACCCGACGGTTGGTAA
- the cysT gene encoding sulfate ABC transporter permease subunit CysT — protein sequence MNSLLSSSFNHNLKRISIPKLPISIPWFVTLGYLVLMLLLPITALITKSLTLGVDEFWRIATQPVSLSAYGVTFITALAAGLINGVVGTLVAWVLVRYEFPGRKIIDAAVDLPFALPTSVAGLVLATVYSERGWIGQLFAPFGVRISFTRLGVFIAMLFISLPFIVRTLQPVLQEMEKEIEEAAWSLGASSWQTFSRVLLPPLIPPILTGVALGFSRAVGEYGSVVIIASNIPFRDLIAPVLVFQRLEQYDYAGATVIGTVLLMVSLVLLLVINFLQQWGRSYAIK from the coding sequence ATGAATTCCCTTTTGTCAAGTTCTTTTAATCACAATTTGAAACGTATTTCTATCCCCAAGTTGCCCATTTCTATTCCTTGGTTTGTCACCCTAGGATATTTGGTTTTAATGTTGCTACTCCCCATCACAGCACTAATCACAAAATCCCTTACCCTAGGAGTAGATGAATTTTGGCGCATTGCGACCCAGCCCGTTTCTTTATCAGCTTATGGCGTGACCTTTATCACCGCTCTAGCCGCAGGATTAATTAATGGGGTAGTGGGAACATTAGTCGCTTGGGTGTTAGTTCGTTATGAATTTCCCGGTCGAAAAATTATCGATGCGGCCGTTGATTTGCCCTTTGCCTTACCCACCTCTGTAGCCGGTTTAGTTTTAGCGACGGTGTATAGTGAACGGGGATGGATTGGTCAACTTTTTGCGCCCTTTGGTGTCCGAATTTCCTTTACTCGGCTAGGGGTATTTATCGCCATGTTATTTATTTCCTTACCCTTTATTGTGCGTACCCTACAACCTGTTTTACAGGAAATGGAAAAAGAAATTGAAGAGGCGGCTTGGTCTTTAGGTGCGTCCTCTTGGCAAACATTTAGCCGGGTTTTATTGCCCCCCTTAATTCCCCCCATTTTAACCGGGGTAGCCTTGGGATTTTCCCGCGCTGTGGGGGAATATGGCTCAGTGGTGATTATTGCCTCAAACATCCCGTTTCGAGATTTAATTGCTCCGGTTTTAGTCTTTCAGCGTCTGGAACAATACGATTATGCGGGGGCAACGGTGATCGGAACGGTTTTATTAATGGTGTCACTGGTGCTGTTATTAGTGATTAATTTCTTACAACAATGGGGTCGTAGTTATGCCATCAAGTAA
- the cysW gene encoding sulfate ABC transporter permease subunit CysW, whose amino-acid sequence MPSSNQPNQRIKWLLIGLAVGYLALILFIPAATLVYEAFHRGFMPFWEAVNTRFFQAAVSLTLIAALISVPINTIFGLCAAWVIARNQFRGRALLMSIIDLPFSVSPVVAGLMLILLYGRIGWFGPLLDGAGIRVIFALPGIVLATLFVTLPFVAREVIPVLEEMGSDQEEAARTLGAKDWQIFWRVTLPNIRWGLLYGVLLTNARAMGEFGAVAVVSGSIIGRTSTLPIFVEQVYKNYQTQAAFSAAVVLGLLAAVTLVVKDILEKRTHTI is encoded by the coding sequence ATGCCATCAAGTAACCAACCGAATCAGAGAATAAAATGGCTTTTAATTGGGTTAGCGGTGGGATATTTAGCTTTGATTTTGTTTATCCCGGCAGCGACTCTAGTTTATGAAGCTTTTCACCGAGGATTTATGCCTTTTTGGGAAGCGGTGAATACTCGATTTTTCCAAGCCGCTGTTTCTTTAACCTTAATTGCTGCCCTTATTTCTGTACCCATTAATACTATTTTCGGACTTTGTGCTGCTTGGGTCATTGCGCGCAATCAATTTAGAGGTCGGGCTTTATTAATGAGCATTATTGATCTGCCGTTTTCTGTCTCTCCCGTTGTGGCAGGTTTGATGTTAATTCTGCTCTACGGTCGGATAGGTTGGTTTGGTCCGTTGTTAGACGGTGCAGGAATTCGGGTCATTTTTGCCCTACCGGGGATTGTGTTAGCGACGCTCTTTGTTACCCTGCCTTTTGTCGCCCGGGAAGTGATTCCGGTGTTGGAGGAAATGGGGTCAGACCAAGAGGAAGCCGCTCGAACTTTGGGCGCAAAAGATTGGCAGATTTTCTGGCGTGTTACGTTGCCTAATATTCGTTGGGGTTTGCTCTATGGGGTGTTGTTAACCAATGCGCGGGCAATGGGTGAATTTGGGGCGGTGGCGGTGGTTTCTGGGAGTATTATTGGTCGGACTTCAACCTTGCCAATTTTTGTCGAACAGGTCTACAAAAACTATCAAACCCAAGCGGCTTTTAGTGCGGCGGTGGTGTTGGGATTACTGGCGGCGGTTACGCTGGTGGTGAAAGATATTTTGGAAAAAAGAACTCACACAATTTAG
- a CDS encoding sulfate/molybdate ABC transporter ATP-binding protein: MGIIIEQVSKAFGDFQALRDIDLDIKDGTLVALLGPSGSGKSTLLRTIAGLEQPDRGSIWINGQDTTHLDVRDRNIGFVFQHYALFKHLTVRQNIAFGLEIRKTPPKLVKEKTQDLLRLIQLEGLGDRYPNQLSGGQRQRVALARALAVSPQVLLLDEPFGALDAKVRKELRVWLRRLHQEVHVTSVFVTHDQEEAMEVADQIVVMNEGKIEQVGTPTEIYDHPATPFVMSFVGEVNVLPSHVDLIPRNAKGRDGAAFIRPHELEIVPLGAGEGTPAIVRHITHLGWETQVELAVGELEITAHLSREQFTPLNLTLGQKVLVRSRHARFFPQVA; encoded by the coding sequence ATGGGAATTATTATTGAACAAGTTTCTAAAGCCTTTGGTGATTTTCAAGCCTTACGTGATATTGATCTAGACATCAAGGATGGGACATTGGTTGCCCTATTGGGGCCGTCGGGGTCGGGGAAATCAACCTTGTTGCGGACGATTGCAGGATTGGAACAACCGGATAGGGGGTCGATTTGGATTAATGGTCAAGATACGACTCATTTGGATGTGCGCGATCGCAATATTGGTTTCGTCTTCCAACATTACGCCCTGTTTAAGCATCTCACCGTTCGTCAAAATATCGCCTTTGGTCTAGAAATTCGCAAAACTCCCCCCAAATTAGTTAAAGAAAAAACCCAAGACCTGTTAAGGTTGATTCAACTGGAAGGTTTAGGCGATCGCTACCCCAACCAACTTTCCGGGGGACAACGGCAACGAGTCGCCCTAGCGCGGGCGCTGGCCGTCAGTCCTCAAGTCCTCCTCCTCGATGAACCCTTTGGAGCCCTAGATGCTAAAGTGCGCAAGGAATTGCGCGTTTGGTTACGGCGACTTCATCAAGAGGTTCATGTGACCAGTGTTTTTGTCACCCACGACCAAGAAGAAGCCATGGAAGTGGCCGATCAAATTGTGGTAATGAATGAGGGGAAAATCGAACAAGTGGGCACCCCCACCGAGATTTATGATCATCCGGCCACACCCTTTGTCATGAGTTTTGTCGGGGAGGTAAACGTTTTACCCAGTCATGTGGATTTAATTCCCCGGAACGCGAAAGGGCGGGATGGTGCCGCCTTCATCCGCCCCCACGAGTTGGAAATAGTCCCCTTGGGTGCAGGAGAAGGCACCCCTGCCATTGTGCGTCATATCACCCATTTAGGCTGGGAAACTCAAGTTGAGTTAGCCGTCGGTGAACTGGAAATTACCGCCCATTTAAGCCGAGAACAGTTTACCCCCCTTAATTTAACCCTCGGCCAAAAGGTCTTAGTGCGTTCTCGCCATGCGAGATTCTTTCCCCAAGTCGCTTGA